The proteins below come from a single Ictidomys tridecemlineatus isolate mIctTri1 chromosome 8, mIctTri1.hap1, whole genome shotgun sequence genomic window:
- the Drc5 gene encoding dynein regulatory complex subunit 5, with translation MQGTLTPPLVSVPSQSTSSNQGPPPTASQISNVGPQPSKTLSPSGPQPSKTVSSSGPQPSKTVSSSGPLPAKSKPTNVRHMRRIIAEDAEWSLAIVPLLTELCIQHIIKNFEKNPILKQLLPEHQQKVLNHLSPDLPLAVTANLIEDENYWRRCCTKRWPVCHVSKHGGSWKHMFFERHLENLLKHFIPGTTDPSVILDLLPLCRNYVRRIRVDQFLPPVQLPTSPLTREPSESESEVESEEPTMDHYQLGDLVAGLIHLEELDLVYGVKDCGMNFEWNLFLFTYRDCHSLAATIKACHTLKIFRLTRSKVDDEKARILIRSLLDHPALRELDLSHNLIGDRGARAAAKLLSHSRLRVLNLANNQVRGPGAQSLAHALAHNTNLISLNLRLNCLEDEGGQALAHALQTNKCLTTLNLGGNELSEPTATLLAQVLAINTTLTSINLSCNHIGLDGGKQLLEGMSDNKTLLEFDLRLSDVAQESEYLIGQALCANREAARQRTLNPGYLTSPIIANDPDHSVE, from the exons ATGCAGGGCACCCTAACACCACCATTAGTGTCCGTCCCCAGCCAGTCTACATCCTCCAACCAGGGCCCGCCGCCCACTGCAAGCCAGATTTCAAACGTAGGCCCACAGCCTTCGAAGACCTTGTCCCCCTCAGGCCCACAGCCTTCGAAGACCGTGTCCTCCTCAGGACCACAGCCTTCGAAGACCGTGTCCTCCTCAGGCCCACTCCCAGCAAAGAGCAAGCCCACAAATGTGCGTCACATGCGCCGGATCATCGCTGAGGATGCTGAGTGGTCACTGGCCATTGTGCCCCTCCTCACAGAGCTCTGCATTCAGCACATCATCAAGAACTTCGAGA AAAACCCTATCCTGAAGCAGCTGCTCCCAGAGCACCAGCAGAAGGTCTTGAACCACCTGTCCCCTGATCTGCCGCTGGCTGTGACCGCCAACTTGATCGAGGATGAGAACTACTGGCGTCGCTGCTGCACCAAGCGCTGGCCTGTGTGCCACGTGTCCAAGCATGGCGGCAGCTGGAAACACATGTTCTTCGAGAGGCACTTGGAGAACTTGCTGAAGCACTTCATCCCGGGTACCACGGACCCCAGCGTCATCCTCGACTTGCTGCCCCTCTGCAGGAACTACGTGCGCAGGATCCGTGTGGATCAGTTCCTTCCACCCGTGCAGCTCCCAACCTCGCCGCTGACCCGGGAGCCGTCCGAGTCGGAAAGCGAGGTGGAGTCGGAGGAGCCCACCATGGACCACTACCAGCTGGGCGATCTGGTGGCCGGCCTGATCCACCTGGAGGAGCTGGACCTGGTGTACGGCGTCAAAGACTGTGGCATGAACTTCGAGTGGAACCTCTTCCTTTTCACCTACCGAGACTGTCACTCCTTGGCGGCCACCATCAAGGCATGCCACACCCTTAAG ATCTTCAGGCTGACTCGAAGCAAGGTGGATGATGAGAAGGCCCGCATCCTGATCCGCAGCCTGCTTGACCACCCAGCCCTCAGGGAGCTGGACCTGTCGCACAACCTCATTGGGGACCGTGGTGCACGTGCTGCTGCAAAGCTGCTCAGCCACAGCCGCCTGCGCGTGCTTAACCTGGCCAACAACCAAGTGCGTGGGCCGGGCGCACAGTCGTTGGCTCACGCCCTGGCGCACAACACCAACCTCATTTCCCTCAACCTACGCCTCAACTGCCTGGAAGATGAGGGCGGCCAGGCACTTGCCCATGCCTTGCAGACCAACAAGTGCCTTACCACACTGAACCTTGGTGGCAATGAGTTGTCGGAGCCCACAGCCACGCTCCTCGCCCAGGTGCTTGCCATCAACACCACGCTCACCAGCATTAACCTGTCCTGCAACCACATCGGGCTG GATGGTGGCAAGCAGCTCCTGGAAGGCATGTCAGACAACAAGACCCTCCTGGAATTTGACCTCCGCCTATCAGATGTAGCCCAGGAGAGCGAGTACCTCATTGGCCAGGCCCTCTGTGCCAACCGGGAAGCTGCCCGTCAGCGGACCTTGAATCCTGGCTATTTGACGTCTCCCATCATTGCCAATGACCCTGATCATTCTGTGGAATAA
- the Tmem151b gene encoding transmembrane protein 151B, with translation MSPPGSAAGESAGGGGGGGGSGVPEEPMAAADEGPAREEQRPIQPSFTKSLCRESHWKCLLLSLLMYGCLGAVAWCHVTTVTRLTFSSAYQGNSLMYHDSPCSNGYVYIPLAFLLMLYAVYLVECWHCQARHELQHRVDVSSVRERVGRMQQATPCIWWKAISYHYVRRTRQVTRYRNGDAYTTTQVYHERVNTHVAEAEFDYARCGVRDVSKALVGLEGAPATRLRFTKCFSFASVEAENAYLCQRARFFAENEGLDDYMEAREGMHLKNVDFREFMVAFPDPTRPPWYACSSAFWAAALLTLSWPLRVLAEYRTAYAHYHVEKLFGLEGPGSASSAGGGLSPSDELLPPLTHRLPRVNTVDSTELEWHIRSNQQLVPSYSEAVLMDLAGLGTRCSGAAGGGFAPTCRYGGVGGPGAAGVAPYRRSCEHCQRAVSSSSIFSRSALSICASPRAGPGPGGGAGCGGSRFSLGRLYGSRRSCLWRSRSGSVNEASCPTEQTRLSSQASMGDDEDDDEEEAGPPPPYHDALYFPVLIVHRQEGCLGHSHRPLHRHGSCVETSL, from the exons ATGTCCCCCCCTGGCTCGGCCGCGGGAGAGAgcgccggcggcggcggcggcggtggcggctcGGGGGTCCCGGAGGAGCCCATGGCAGCGGCGGACGAGGGCCCCGCCCGAGAGGAG CAGCGTCCCATCCAGCCCTCTTTCACAAAGTCCCTCTGCCGTGAGTCCCACTGGAAGTGCCTCCTGCTCTCGCTGCTCATGTACGGCTGCCTGGGGGCAGTGGCCTGGTGCCATGTCACCACAGTGACCCGCCTCACCTTCAGCAGCGCCTACCAGGGCAACAGCCTCATGTACCATGACAGCCCCTGCTCCAACGGCTATGTCTACATCCCCCTGGCCTTCCTGCTCATGTTGTACGCCGTCTACCTGGTGGAGTGTTGGCACTGCCAAGCTCGCCATGAGCTGCAGCACCGTGTTGATGTGAGCAGCGTGCGGGAGCGTGTGGGCCGCATGCAGCAGGCCACACCCTGCATCTGGTGGAAGGCCATCAGCTATCACTATGTCCGTCGAACCCGTCAGGTCACCAGATACCGCAACGGAGATGCCTACACTACTACCCAG GTCTACCACGAGCGTGTCAACACGCATGTAGCAGAGGCCGAGTTCGACTATGCGCGCTGTGGCGTCCGAGACGTGTCTAAGGCGCTGGTGGGGCTGGAGGGCGCGCCCGCTACGAGGCTGCGCTTCACCAAGTGCTTCAGCTTTGCCAGCGTGGAGGCTGAGAACGCCTACCTGTGCCAGCGCGCGCGCTTCTTTGCGGAGAACGAGGGCCTGGACGACTATATGGAGGCGCGCGAGGGCATGCACCTCAAGAACGTGGACTTTCGAGAGTTCATGGTGGCCTTCCCGGACCCAACCAGGCCGCCCTGGTACGCCTGCTCGTCGGCCTTCTGGGCTGCGGCGCTACTCACGCTGTCGTGGCCCCTTCGCGTGCTGGCTGAGTACCGCACGGCCTACGCGCACTACCACGTGGAGAAGCTCTTCGGTCTGGAGGGCCCGGGCTCGGCTAGCAGCGCTGGCGGCGGCCTCAGCCCCAGCGACGAGCTCCTGCCCCCGCTTACCCACCGCCTGCCGCGCGTCAACACGGTGGACAGCACGGAGCTTGAATGGCACATTCGCTCCAACCAGCAGCTAGTGCCCAGCTACTCGGAGGCGGTGCTCATGGACCTGGCGGGGCTGGGCACGCGCTGCAGCGGGGCGGCGGGCGGTGGCTTCGCGCCCACCTGCCGCTACGGCGGGGTAGGCGGCCCGGGCGCGGCGGGAGTGGCCCCATACCGGCGCAGCTGCGAGCACTGCCAGCGCGCGGTCAGCAGCTCGTCCATCTTCTCACGCAGCGCGCTGAGCATATGCGCCAGCCCGCGGGCCGGCCCTGGGCCCGGCGGAGGCGCGGGCTGCGGGGGCAGTCGCTTCTCGCTCGGCCGTCTCTACGGTTCCCGACGCAGCTGTCTGTGGCGCAGCCGGAGCGGGAGCGTCAACGAAGCGAGCTGCCCCACGGAGCAGACGCGGCTGTCGAGCCAGGCCAGCATGGGGGACGACGAAGACGACGACGAGGAGGAGGCTGGCCCGCCGCCGCCCTATCACGACGCCCTCTACTTTCCAGTCCTCATCGTCCACAGGCAGGAGGGGTGTCTGGGCCACAGCCATCGGCCGCTGCACCGCCACGGCTCCTGCGTGGAGACCTCACTGTGA